The following proteins come from a genomic window of Nostoc sp. TCL26-01:
- a CDS encoding mannosyltransferase family protein, producing MIKLPILMKKFLWKNDFLFPILMWFFSRIFIGITMLLVAPNLPSAENNSSGWGWEVFDAWDSVHYRAIATTGYEFVNDGKQHNLAFFPLFPLCIRFLMNLGCSFEAAGLLINNLAFLAALYWLYFWLKDFYGISVARWATAVVSWYPSSMFTGVVYTEGLYLFLSTAALRAFDQKQYGWMAIWGAMATATRPTGMAMIPAFAIAAWQERRPPIAYIAGLATATGVLLFSLYCAMEFHDPLAFIAAQRGWRPSLGFDWQGWLNMLMLIAVGSQNWQGGWLPAASGLINDPWHPLLFTIVVGGGYCLYRFRQHWNSAKIIYGFYTLVLLLLLLAQENLINRLLNAVMILGGGYILWRFRQQMTLVTTVYGFCGIGLLLASGGTISLSRLAYGIVPLSIAIGMLLSRYPRQGYFVLGLFITLLAKLAVGFAQEQWVG from the coding sequence ATGATTAAATTGCCAATATTGATGAAAAAATTCTTATGGAAAAATGATTTTCTCTTCCCGATATTGATGTGGTTTTTTAGTCGCATCTTTATCGGGATTACTATGTTACTGGTAGCGCCAAATTTGCCATCGGCTGAGAATAATTCATCTGGTTGGGGTTGGGAAGTTTTTGATGCTTGGGATAGTGTACATTATCGGGCGATCGCTACTACTGGATATGAATTTGTTAATGATGGCAAACAACACAATCTAGCTTTCTTCCCCTTATTTCCCCTGTGCATTCGATTCTTGATGAACTTGGGTTGCTCTTTTGAAGCTGCTGGTCTTTTGATTAATAACTTAGCTTTTTTAGCAGCACTTTACTGGCTCTATTTTTGGCTGAAAGATTTCTATGGTATTAGTGTTGCCAGGTGGGCAACGGCTGTGGTGTCTTGGTATCCTTCTTCGATGTTTACCGGAGTAGTGTATACAGAGGGATTGTATTTATTTTTGAGTACAGCCGCCTTAAGGGCTTTTGATCAAAAGCAGTATGGATGGATGGCTATTTGGGGGGCAATGGCGACAGCCACCCGTCCTACAGGTATGGCCATGATACCCGCATTTGCGATCGCTGCTTGGCAAGAACGCCGACCCCCCATTGCCTACATTGCAGGTTTAGCAACTGCTACAGGTGTCTTGCTATTTAGTCTATATTGTGCTATGGAATTTCACGATCCGTTAGCTTTTATCGCTGCCCAACGCGGCTGGCGGCCTTCTTTGGGATTTGATTGGCAGGGTTGGTTGAATATGCTGATGCTGATTGCTGTTGGTTCCCAAAACTGGCAAGGTGGCTGGCTACCGGCTGCTTCTGGGCTGATCAATGATCCTTGGCATCCTTTGCTGTTTACTATAGTTGTGGGCGGTGGATATTGTTTATATCGCTTCCGTCAACACTGGAATTCTGCCAAGATTATCTACGGTTTTTATACTTTAGTTTTATTGTTGTTGCTATTGGCACAAGAAAATCTAATTAATCGCTTGCTCAATGCTGTGATGATTTTGGGTGGTGGTTATATCTTGTGGCGTTTCCGGCAGCAAATGACTTTAGTAACTACAGTGTATGGATTTTGCGGTATTGGGTTGCTGCTAGCTTCTGGCGGGACAATATCCTTGAGCCGATTGGCCTATGGCATAGTACCTTTAAGTATAGCGATCGGGATGCTGCTATCTCGCTATCCCCGACAAGGCTATTTTGTCTTAGGTTTATTCATTACATTACTGGCGAAGTTAGCTGTAGGATTTGCACAAGAACAATGGGTGGGTTAA
- a CDS encoding 1-deoxy-D-xylulose-5-phosphate reductoisomerase: MKAITLVGSTGSIGTQTLDIVTQYPDQFRIVGLAAGSNVAMLAEQIRQFRPQIAAISAAEKLPDLQAAIKDLDPQPILLGGEAGVIEVARYGDAQTVVTGIVGCAGLLPTIAAIEAGKDIALANKETLIAGGPVVLPLVAKHGVKLLPADSEHSAIFQCLQGVPKGGLRKILLTASGGAFRDWDVAKLAEVTVADALKHPNWSMGRKITVDSATLMNKGLEVIEAHFLFELDYSDIEIVIHPQSIIHSLIELQDTSVLAQLGWPDMRLPLLYALSWPERIHTDWERLDLVKAGNLTFREPDHQKYPCMQLAYAAGKAGGSMPAVLNAANEQLVALFLEEKIKFLDIPRCIELVCDRHQNDNCANPSLDDILAADQWARQTVLTMTKNLASPSQVISVS; the protein is encoded by the coding sequence GTGAAAGCTATTACTCTTGTTGGTTCCACCGGCTCAATCGGTACTCAGACTTTAGATATTGTGACTCAGTACCCAGATCAGTTTCGGATCGTGGGGTTAGCAGCTGGGAGCAATGTAGCAATGTTGGCAGAGCAAATTCGGCAATTTCGACCACAAATAGCTGCCATTTCGGCTGCGGAAAAATTGCCAGACCTGCAAGCAGCTATCAAAGACCTTGATCCCCAACCCATTTTACTGGGTGGGGAAGCAGGCGTGATTGAAGTAGCTCGCTATGGCGATGCTCAAACAGTTGTCACCGGAATTGTCGGTTGTGCTGGGTTACTGCCAACCATCGCCGCCATTGAAGCTGGTAAAGATATTGCTTTAGCAAATAAAGAAACTCTCATCGCTGGCGGCCCTGTAGTTTTACCCTTAGTTGCCAAACACGGTGTTAAACTACTACCTGCCGATTCTGAACATTCAGCGATTTTTCAATGCCTCCAAGGCGTTCCCAAAGGCGGCTTACGCAAGATTCTACTGACGGCTTCTGGTGGTGCATTCCGAGATTGGGATGTGGCTAAGTTAGCAGAAGTGACCGTAGCTGATGCCCTCAAGCATCCTAACTGGTCAATGGGGCGAAAGATTACAGTAGACTCAGCCACCTTGATGAATAAAGGTCTAGAAGTGATTGAAGCACACTTCTTGTTTGAGTTAGACTACTCAGACATTGAAATTGTCATTCATCCCCAAAGCATTATTCACTCCCTGATTGAGCTACAAGATACTTCTGTACTAGCGCAACTGGGCTGGCCAGATATGCGTTTACCCTTGTTGTATGCCCTATCTTGGCCAGAACGCATCCACACTGATTGGGAACGCCTAGATTTAGTCAAAGCTGGCAACCTCACCTTCCGTGAACCAGACCACCAAAAGTATCCTTGTATGCAGTTAGCCTATGCTGCGGGGAAAGCAGGTGGTTCCATGCCAGCAGTATTAAATGCTGCCAATGAACAACTAGTGGCATTATTTCTAGAAGAGAAAATCAAATTTTTAGATATTCCTCGGTGTATTGAATTAGTGTGCGATCGCCATCAAAATGATAACTGTGCAAATCCTTCTTTAGATGACATTTTGGCAGCAGATCAATGGGCAAGACAAACAGTTTTAACCATGACTAAAAATCTCGCCTCCCCATCACAGGTAATTTCTGTGAGCTAA
- a CDS encoding polysaccharide deacetylase family protein yields the protein MEKNNKSFLWPQGILIALLAVSASLSLGVMMLLKPNASDAQIKQSTNGINLPKTPAKAGTRQRVENLKATMLTSWQQQAKVKGLSYPIPPRFQGATIQAATLSPNQKVIALTFDDGPWPETTVQVLNILKENNIKATFFVIGQNVKHYPDLIKRIVAEGHTIGNHTWHHWYHFMNPQVAAYEIDNTTELIYEVTGVKTNLFRPPGGIMHNGLVSYARNNKYAVIMWSSDSIDYSRPGTPRLINNVFRQAKPGGIVLMHDGGGNRSQTVQALPEIISRFRKQGYSFVTIPELLEMQDKNQRIIANKK from the coding sequence GTGGAAAAAAACAATAAATCTTTTCTTTGGCCACAGGGAATATTGATTGCGCTGTTAGCTGTGAGCGCTAGTTTGAGTTTAGGGGTGATGATGTTGCTCAAACCCAATGCTTCAGATGCTCAAATCAAGCAAAGCACGAATGGCATAAATCTCCCAAAAACCCCTGCAAAAGCTGGAACTCGTCAGCGAGTTGAGAACTTAAAAGCAACCATGCTGACAAGTTGGCAGCAACAAGCAAAAGTTAAAGGCTTGTCTTATCCCATACCACCACGGTTCCAAGGAGCTACCATTCAAGCTGCCACACTTAGCCCCAATCAAAAAGTCATTGCCTTAACTTTTGATGATGGCCCTTGGCCTGAGACTACTGTTCAAGTCCTAAATATTCTCAAAGAAAATAATATCAAAGCAACATTTTTTGTCATTGGTCAAAATGTTAAGCACTATCCAGACTTGATTAAAAGAATAGTTGCTGAAGGTCATACTATTGGTAATCATACTTGGCATCATTGGTATCATTTTATGAATCCCCAAGTAGCTGCTTATGAAATTGACAATACAACAGAATTGATATACGAGGTTACAGGTGTGAAAACTAATTTATTTCGCCCACCAGGGGGAATAATGCACAATGGGTTAGTTAGTTACGCCAGAAATAATAAGTATGCAGTCATTATGTGGTCATCTGACTCGATTGATTACTCACGTCCTGGTACACCGAGATTAATTAATAATGTATTTAGACAAGCAAAACCTGGTGGAATTGTGCTGATGCACGATGGTGGTGGTAATCGCTCTCAAACAGTACAAGCATTACCGGAAATTATTTCCAGATTTCGCAAGCAAGGTTATAGCTTTGTAACTATTCCCGAACTCTTAGAAATGCAGGACAAAAATCAACGAATAATTGCTAATAAAAAGTAG
- a CDS encoding glycosyltransferase family 39 protein, with the protein MRPFPDKEWLLSLLVLSLLLWLMFLGNSPLRDWDEGTIAQVARDIWRAPDGTMRWLYPTLAGEPYYNKPPLLHSLIALTYSLGGVNEWTTRFPGAVLTALGVPLLFLVGRQLFSKSLPALFTALVYLTMLPVVRHGRLAMLDGTLVTFFLIVLFCLLKARQNQKYALGVGLGLGLIALTKGLIVLLLGGIAGVFLLADKQLVLLKSPYLWTGLFLGNAPAIAWYTAQWQHYGNIFVQVNLQAQTFNRLVQPVEGNSGNIFYYFIEIIKYSFPWLVFWPGGFYLAVKKRHTSWGSLVLVGTIIYLLTISVMRTKLPWYVIPIYPFLALAIGAKLSDIWQHRHFSTKAGTLLFAVLAIAGLFGCVYFVTTDPQPMLIVMSLVLAVSMGIVAWLVKMSDRRFIAVLFVGMYVVLALLMSSQSWIWELNEAFPVKPVATLIRTHVSPGTKVYTSFAYSRPSLDFYCDCRVIPVNSETLKKMAGTKSYLLLDNPTFQMLNLPNAQLLGASEKFNLIHTNILN; encoded by the coding sequence ATGCGTCCATTCCCAGACAAAGAATGGCTATTGAGCTTGTTGGTGCTGTCTCTGTTACTGTGGCTAATGTTTTTGGGGAATTCTCCCTTAAGAGATTGGGATGAAGGGACGATCGCTCAAGTAGCTCGTGATATTTGGCGCGCTCCTGATGGTACAATGCGTTGGCTTTATCCTACTTTAGCTGGAGAACCCTACTACAACAAGCCGCCTTTGCTGCACAGCTTAATTGCTCTAACTTATTCCCTGGGTGGTGTGAATGAATGGACAACACGCTTTCCTGGTGCAGTTTTAACAGCCTTGGGTGTGCCTTTACTTTTTTTGGTGGGTAGGCAGCTTTTTAGCAAAAGTTTACCAGCATTATTTACAGCTTTGGTTTACTTAACAATGTTACCTGTGGTGCGTCATGGCAGATTGGCAATGTTGGATGGTACATTGGTGACTTTTTTTCTCATCGTACTGTTTTGTTTACTGAAAGCGCGTCAGAACCAAAAATATGCTTTGGGTGTAGGATTGGGTTTGGGACTAATTGCCTTAACTAAAGGTCTAATAGTTTTGTTGTTGGGGGGAATTGCTGGTGTATTCTTATTAGCAGATAAACAATTAGTTTTATTGAAGAGTCCTTATTTATGGACGGGTTTATTTTTAGGCAATGCTCCAGCGATCGCTTGGTATACTGCTCAATGGCAACATTATGGAAACATTTTTGTCCAAGTAAATTTGCAAGCACAAACATTTAACCGTCTTGTGCAACCTGTTGAGGGGAATAGCGGGAATATTTTCTACTATTTTATCGAAATAATTAAATATAGTTTTCCTTGGCTGGTATTTTGGCCAGGAGGCTTTTATTTAGCTGTGAAAAAACGCCATACTTCTTGGGGAAGTTTAGTTTTAGTTGGCACAATTATTTACTTGCTAACTATTTCTGTGATGAGAACAAAACTACCTTGGTATGTGATACCCATATATCCATTTCTGGCTCTGGCAATTGGTGCTAAACTCAGCGATATTTGGCAGCATCGTCATTTTTCCACAAAAGCTGGGACATTATTATTTGCAGTGTTAGCGATCGCAGGTTTATTTGGTTGCGTCTACTTCGTGACTACAGATCCCCAACCTATGTTGATAGTCATGAGTCTGGTTCTCGCAGTCAGTATGGGTATAGTAGCATGGCTGGTGAAGATGAGCGATCGCCGGTTTATTGCCGTTTTATTTGTCGGAATGTATGTGGTTTTGGCATTGTTAATGAGTTCCCAATCATGGATTTGGGAATTAAATGAAGCCTTCCCAGTCAAACCAGTGGCTACATTAATTCGCACTCATGTTTCACCAGGAACTAAAGTTTATACTTCTTTTGCCTATAGTCGTCCTAGTTTAGATTTTTACTGTGATTGTCGAGTGATCCCAGTAAACAGCGAAACCCTAAAAAAGATGGCGGGAACTAAATCTTACCTATTATTAGATAATCCCACTTTCCAGATGTTAAATTTACCAAATGCTCAACTATTAGGAGCTTCTGAAAAATTTAACTTGATTCATACAAACATCTTAAACTAA
- a CDS encoding DUF2079 domain-containing protein has product MGGLKDQIKKPNHSISIVLMIGVSALILFAASSLRHALFQSTALDLAVFDQWVYLTSQGLPPISSFLGFHILGDHAAFILYAIALLYKIHPNVHWLFAVQAIALAVGVVPIYALSLQAGLSIAYAQATALTYLLYPALFNINFFTDFRPEAIAIPALLWAMWAGIGKHTWQIILAVALVLSCKDILSLTVIALGFWLWLIQRRRWYGIGCIFTGVIWYFITIGHLVPMLRGSEAGGVVFYRSLGNTPVQILWNIITQPELIFGKFFLPDTIFYYLLLILPVIIGLHWQKIMAILPASPMLLLNILSDYWAQRDLIHHYSLAIFPFIIVWLIQSIPQYQQEQKRRWLKPRFLVIWSMIAFLLLAKYEFFFTRYLSSLPNLNSLYTAVSLVQTNESVLTTSRIAPHLSHRQIIKLTNPNSEYLNNNYQSFKYVLLDSLNLSLAKKTEFHPSLITTLQNDSSFKLSYQKDHVYLFTKK; this is encoded by the coding sequence ATGGGTGGGTTAAAAGACCAAATCAAAAAACCAAATCACTCTATATCTATAGTGCTGATGATTGGCGTAAGTGCGTTAATTTTATTTGCTGCTAGCAGTCTGAGACACGCTTTATTTCAATCAACAGCTCTTGATTTAGCTGTCTTTGATCAATGGGTATATTTAACTAGTCAAGGACTACCACCCATTTCATCATTCTTGGGATTTCACATATTAGGAGATCATGCTGCTTTTATTTTGTATGCGATCGCATTACTATATAAAATTCACCCTAATGTACACTGGCTATTTGCAGTACAGGCTATTGCTCTAGCTGTAGGAGTAGTTCCCATATATGCCTTAAGTTTGCAAGCTGGCTTATCCATTGCTTATGCTCAAGCAACTGCTCTTACATATTTACTTTATCCGGCATTGTTCAATATCAACTTTTTTACAGACTTCCGCCCTGAAGCGATCGCCATTCCCGCTTTATTATGGGCAATGTGGGCTGGAATTGGTAAACACACTTGGCAAATAATTTTAGCTGTTGCTCTAGTCTTAAGTTGCAAAGATATCTTGAGTTTAACTGTAATTGCTTTAGGTTTTTGGTTGTGGTTAATTCAACGTCGGCGTTGGTATGGCATTGGATGTATCTTCACGGGTGTAATTTGGTATTTCATCACAATTGGTCATCTTGTTCCTATGCTGCGAGGTAGTGAAGCAGGTGGAGTTGTGTTTTATCGTTCTCTTGGCAACACTCCCGTGCAAATTCTCTGGAATATTATTACCCAACCAGAATTAATTTTCGGAAAATTCTTTTTACCTGACACAATATTTTACTATTTGTTGCTAATCTTACCAGTAATTATTGGGTTACACTGGCAAAAAATCATGGCAATTCTGCCAGCTTCACCAATGTTATTACTCAATATTCTTTCTGATTATTGGGCGCAGCGAGACTTAATTCATCATTATTCTTTGGCAATTTTTCCATTTATTATTGTCTGGCTGATACAATCGATACCCCAATACCAGCAAGAACAAAAAAGACGTTGGCTGAAGCCACGTTTTTTAGTTATTTGGTCTATGATTGCATTTTTGCTTTTAGCCAAGTATGAATTTTTCTTTACACGTTATCTTTCAAGTCTACCAAATTTAAATTCTCTATATACTGCTGTGAGTCTAGTACAAACTAATGAAAGTGTTTTAACAACATCAAGAATAGCCCCTCACTTAAGTCATCGTCAAATTATTAAGCTAACTAATCCAAACAGCGAATATTTAAACAATAACTATCAATCTTTTAAATATGTACTGCTGGATTCACTAAATTTAAGTTTAGCTAAAAAAACAGAATTTCATCCTAGCTTAATTACGACACTCCAAAATGATTCATCATTTAAATTGTCTTATCAAAAAGATCATGTCTATTTGTTTACTAAAAAGTAG